The Arachis hypogaea cultivar Tifrunner chromosome 14, arahy.Tifrunner.gnm2.J5K5, whole genome shotgun sequence DNA window gtaccttgggggaggggtaggaccatCCCCATATATACTGTGTCAAAAGTGGGTCCCACAAGAGCAGACCAACCTTCCTCGAAACTTCCTCATACAACTGTAGTGGAGAGATGtcaaggacgcgtgtccgggtcggtggTTGGGCTGCTTGCACCCGACCGTTCGAGTCGGGTGGTTCGCGGGTAGGGTCGGCCTGTATTCTGTTTGGGTCAGGccgtaataataatatataaaataatattagatttaaattattttatattaataatatatattttacaaaatcttttttctacaatatttatataattttatataattattcaactaaAATCTAATACAAATTGaaatttagtttattattataagaatttaaatttatttatttttaaaaaagacataaaTTGATATTAGAATTATAAGTTACatctttatttgttatttttatttttatatttattttagttgtcatactttattttttcatttattgtTCTTTGATttacaaacaattaaaaaaaataaatgaacgagaatgaaaaatatcaaaattcaatataaaattatgaattaacttTATAATCATGATATATACGAATGTATCTAATAAGATGTGTCGAATTTGTATTTACTTGGAAAATTTTTTTACCATTGGTATAAGAGATTATAAAATGAATAATAGTAAGAATTTTATGCAACATGTATAAGTAGATCAaatagtataataataaaaattttaatatgtataaattgtagaatctgaatatttataactaaaattttttattattattattataccacttttaatgtatatttattgcatttaattaatatcttatgtTTTCAAATGTGGTGGAGATAGATGTTGTGGAAGAATATATTAATGGGTTGGTGGATCTTAACTTGATAGTAGCGCAAATAAGGACCGATGGAGGCCTCAAAAGTTGTAGGATCCATGACTTTTTTTCGTGATATTTGCATATTGTAGAGTAATGCTGATACAAATAGCCTACCAATGTACTACCTTAGTCTGTACAAGATGTCGAAGGCGGTCACTGATAAGCTTATTGCATTACAGAGACGTTTTTGTGGTGTAAGGAGGATTGAAATTATGATATACCCCTAGTTAAGTGGGAGCTGGTTCAGGCACCAAAAAGGTTTGGGAGTTTGGGAGTTGGGGATGCAGTGCTTAGAAATACAGCGCTcctgtttaaatggtggtggcggttttcaaaggaggattgtcTATTGTGGAAGAAGATTGTTTGTTCATGTTATCACTTGAACCCAAATACGATGCTAGTATACCAGCCCATATCGGGAAATGGAAGGCCCTAGAAAGACATATGCCAATTGAATATGAAAGAACATCGGGAAGATACTATTGTGTGGAAGTTTGATAAGAAGGGTGTCTTCTCTACTAGTTCCTTTCTGCAGGTCATTCAATCGGAAACTCTGACAGATGAAATCACAAGCTATAGCTTCACCAGTGCGATTTGGAGAAGCGTGGTACCTCCGAGAGTGGAGCTATTTGGATGGTTTGTGCTAGTTGGTAGAGTTAACACCAAGGAGCGGTTGAGCAGATTGGGGGTTATTCCTAATAGTGATAATGTCTGTGTTTTATGTAAAAAGGAGATAGAATCTGTGCAACACTTATTTCTTCTGTGTGAGGTTACATGGCATGTGTGGTGTACTTGGTTGAGGTATTTTCGTACAGATTGGGCTGTTCCTGGTACCATTAAAGGGTTGTTTGAAAGTTGAACTGGAATGCACATTAGGAAACAAGAGCAGAAGAAGTGGCTGACTGAATTTTTTGCAGTGATCTGGAACATCTTGTGGGAACGGAACGATAGAATATTCAGGAATAAAGAAGCAGGTGTGGAGGAAATACAAAGCAGGacggtattgagctaccaagaaTGGACTTCTAGTGGTCCATGTGGGTGTTGATGCCATTACTAGGGATGCCAAGATAATTGATAACTCTTGTGTAGGcagtcttttttattttctagatTGTATACTCcactttattgtgttgagctctctttgtttcaaaaaaaaaaatgctgATACAAATATAGAGATTTGCACACACAGAGTCATAGACATTGATTCCCTTGGCATGCTTAAATCTTGTAGATTATTATGcatttaagactcttgggctgcGTTTATTTATAGGTATACGagacaattaaaataattaaaataaatataattattatttttttgcaataatatttttaaatttataaatttaaaaataatttactgttaaaaaatattaatattaaaaaattatatataaaaataatacacaatatataatttaagattacattaatttataaaattatttaatataaaaagatatagttaaattattttgtaagatgtaaaaattaaatttattttttatgtaaataaatttaattaattataatttaatataacaataaaaataatatttaatgttgatttaatataattatttatattaattattatttaaataataaatataaataattaatataaattattaattaaataaaaatataactgtttaatataattaattattataattattaataaattaaacatgattaagttatttactttttttaatagataattaaattatttaattaattattgtttaaataattaatataaattattaattaagtatagatataattaattattataattattaataaattcattataatttaattatttaattaattataattttatataaatatttttttataataacttgccATGTGGCAAGTTATTATTGGAAGAAGAAAGTCCATGTTTAGAGGGACTCACTTGTGCCTCTCTCCTCTTGGACAGTGTGCAGGGACTCTTGTctatagttgtcagaaccgaatcgATGATCGAACTGGTCAGGTCATTGGGTCactgggtcactggttcaactggtgggtcactggttgaaccgattgacccgatcctatgtaaataaaaaataaaatatagtaaaaaatttaaaattaaaatttaaaatacatattttcactaacattttaaaaatatctagctattctaaaacaatatgaaataggaacaataagtattttgttaattttactctatcataaatatttttattttatttttatattaaaataactattattttcaaattttaataatttattaattagtttatatctattatactattatatactacaagtatttattgaaaaataatattaatagatattatataattataaaaaaataagtgagtttataattattgttaaataaaaatataattaatttaagaatgaatgaatttattactaaaattaaaataaattaaatagaagtaaattatttatgaaaagatatatatatatatatatatatatatatatatatatatatatatattaatttgcatatatatttataacaagCTTAATAACCCTAACTTcaacattttgaaaaaattttgaaactcAAACGGTTCGGTCAAACCGATCTTATCGAGTTTGACTAGTTCACTCTGGATTGGACCGACTCGCATCGGTTCGTTATTTCATCCGATTAGATCATCGGACCGGGCCGACTTAGAGTCCGGTTCACCGATTTTCCGATCGAGTCGGTCAATTCGGTCCGATTTTGCTAACAATGCTCTTGTCTCTTCTTCTCTAATGGTTGGTCCCTGCATATGTCACAAAGAGGACTTTAACTTTTGGCCCGTTGGAGGTATTctaaaacagaaacaaaaaaatataaatttgtgTTTGATAGATTAGATAAATTGCGTTTGATAGATTAGATATAAACAGAGATATTGTGTTTAGAGATAcagacataatttattttttatttttatttttatattcttattaatttttataattatatttttttattattatatttttcttttcaaatttttgaatgaaaaaaataaaattaaattaaacttttataatttattttagtttatcatcaaacaaaatataataaCACTAATTTTTGTGTTGCTGCTCTTTATATCTTATTCTAAATATCCTGTATTATCCTATTTTCAGAACCAACCGGCTCCTTGATTGATTGACATTCATTTTCAAACCAATGTGATGAATCATGCATCCATTCTTTAATGTTCTTCTAAGATAGACCTATATTAGATGATTCACCCATTAACATAAAGAGTTCAGTTCAAGATTTTCATATGTAGCCATTCCACTTAATAATACCCCATATTCTAAATCCATTCATCCATTTAAGGTGCTTGAAAGTAAATATGACTACAGTGAATATACTTATTGAAGATTCTATTGAATCAACATGTACGGATGTACCCTTTCATATGTTGAGATATTTTGGGATTCAAAACTTATTACCTTCCAAATGGAATATAAAAGCTCAAGAGACTGAGACTTCTTCGTGTGTCTTCACTGAAAGAAGAATGTTTTTCTACCGAACATGTTAGGGGCAGATTGTTTTCCCATGGTTAATGATATAATTATGAAGATgatataaaagaagaataataaaattataatttataaaatagatgATAGATTTTAGAATGAAATAATATAcgaaaaactaattaataaataatatcaaaaattcaaattcaaattggtCCACATAAATTTCTTCTAAATATTACCAAGATTAACATACACATGCGGTTCCAGTTCATAGTCTGAAGTACAATACAAACTCTTAAGAAGTCTTACCATTTACCAAGCTCCTTGTTCTTAAAAAATAAACCCTTTATTGAAGTGCTCCATTTGAGATATATGCATTTCAAATGATGCACATACAGGAAGGTGCAGTGCCTTTTAATTTCTTCAACATCTGCTCATCATGTGCAGCAAATACTTGGATGAGCAACTATGGTCCTTGAATGCACAACTAAAATGCTTGACTCTTACAAATGAACATGCAGCCTTTTTGTCATGATATTGATTCATATATCTTAAGTGGCCAACAAGAaaattgaagaaaagcatcaATGTAAAATTCCCCTAACTAAAAGGTCATACACAAGGATATATAACAAAAAGACATGTCCTCATTACACCCTGGAAgaggaaaaaagaaaatttagtgtttttttaggaatttaattttaaaaaggttAGGCTCAACTAAAGATCTCAACAAAATTGACTTGATGCTAAGTCTGCTATTTAATTCGGAAAGGCCAATGCACCTTGCACCTTACAGCAAATAACTAACTTAGATCCTTTATTGTCATAAAAAATAGGACTGTTTTTcatgatataaaattaaaagtagttcttcaaaatggcCTCAGATACAATGATCAATAGTAATAGGACTTTGttcatgaattaaaaaaaaaactggaaggaGCTACCAATTTAAGTAGTACTTTTTGTTATTAGTGTCCACAAGATAGCTTATAATGGAGAATTTGGAAAGAAAAGCATACTTCCAAagcaaaatgaaattgaaatttctTCATGCTCAACTTGTGAACCTAACTTTATTGGCGAACTCGATGGCCTGCAAAAAAGGTCAGCTAGTAAATGCGTGATTAATGATTCCCTAAACATTGATAATTTCTAATTTCATACAATCAATAGTCAAATCTCATATCTGAGTGCAATTTTATGCATGAAACTTTTTTTCTTAATTACAGAGCAATAAAAAGCATAGAAGAATAGTTTACATACcggttttcttcttcttattcttatcCTTGGTATCAGTAGAAAATGGCAAGAGACTCTCTGTATATACAAAGAAAGTTAGGAGGTTTCGTCCTCGCTTATAGCAACGAGAAGGATAATCAATTTCTTGGAGAAGCTCTCCACTGACGCTATATTTGGCGAACTTTAACTTGGTAGTAGATAGTAGTGCAATAATGTCATTACCATTGAATAAGGACAGAGGCATTGGCTTAAAACAAGGAATGTCATACATTAAAATCCAAGATGACGTCACTTTATATTCTTTCATAACCCATATGTAAGTTTTACCTACGTGATCATATtaaaataaggctaggcaccctCCTAATAGGGTGAGATCGGAGTACCCGTTATAATGCTTTACCGGTACAGATGTCTTTGAGAAACTCCTTTCCTTCAAATCAAAGATAAGAATAGCATTCATGTAAGCAGCATAGCAAGTCAACCAATGAATAGCGCCATGTAAGAATAAACCACGAGATTGCCACATTTTGTGACCAAAGGGTTTGGGGAGTACTGCATCGAAATTAATCCATGAATTGGTTCTCAACGAAAAGCAATCTACGTGGAGTTGGGAGTTCTTTCCATTATCCCAAGCTAAAACTACCAAATAGTCATCCTGAAACGCATCATAACCAAATCCAAAGAGAATTGCATGATCGTGAAAATTAAGGCCCGGGATCTTACTACGAGAAACGACATGAGAGTAAGATATTCTTTTGCTGGATTCGGTGAGAGGGTTCCATACTATAAGAAAATGTGAGAACCGGTTTAAGAGAATAAATTCTCTGCAGGATCCCAAGACTCTAAAATCTAAAGATCGCTTCTTCCTGCTAAAAGGGAGAAATAGCTCTTTGAATGCTAGTGTGTCTATGTCAACAAAGTAACCCACAAAGAAAAAATTTACGAAAAGGCATGAATAAAAGGGTGCTACAGAAGAATGGTTAAGATGAGATTCTACAAAATCTCGATCGGATATGAGAGAGTGCCAAAATTTGGAGACGCATGTGAGGCAAAACAACTCTTTAGCGAGAAGTCTCAAAAAAATTCGCCGAATGACATCAAGAGGGAGGACGTCGTTCATCCCCTTGTACTTCTTTTCCAGGCTCGATTGCTTTCTTATGTGCTTTGTAATTAGGTTCCCCATCActatttatatctatattttacTGCCACTACACTTAGTACACTAGCCATTCAACAGcgtcaattttttgttttatgttttatttaattacgGTAATTTgactatttataataaatattttgattttaggtaattttaaaatttaaaaatataagataagaacaacttatttttaaaaaaaaaaagataataaatatacGGATCAAAACTAACCGttacttaaaagttaaaataatttgcGGATCCAtcaaaatttagtttttcttttcaatttaacATTTtgcttttgaaatttatttttttaatattttgttcttattttaaaaaaatttatttacatttaattttttttattatggctTGCgagttttttaaataaatataataattactcgttattattattattattattattattattattattatacttctttttttttaacttattctGAGGATATATTTATTTCTTAATTACGATTATTTCTTTACATACACATATtatgaagtaaaaaaaaaaatctcataaaTTAACAactacaaagtaaaaaaaaatttcgtaaaaaaaatattataaaaaatatatcttaaaaaaatcaacttcaatataaaaaatcaatatatttttattttataaaataataaaagataacaAATTAAACAAAATGCTCTGCCTCGCGAActtaaactctctctctctcaaaatttcTTTTGATGCAAATGAGTCCACACAATTGGAATAAAATTAGACGAACATCCAATAAATACTATCAAAATtgaatatttatttgttttttggcCAAAAAAGCGAAGTAGGGGGAATTGCGTAAAGAGaagtaaagatagaaagagaaaaagcatagaagaaatcaagaaaatcAAATTAACACCTGAGGTGTGTTTTGCAACTTAGCTCGGTTAGTTCTGTGTGAGTTTGGGGGTTGAAGAAGACTCACTCAACGGAAGCACTGTGAATTGTTGTGAAAGTGTGATAGGAAATTAGGAGCTGTCtcctttgattctcatcaatGGCTAATACATCGCCATGTCAGCACCACAAGATAAACTTTTACAATTCAACTAGGTATTCTTTAAAAATGGTATAATATTCAgtcttttattacaataatttaaaaaaattaaaataaatacatttaaaaattatgaatagatttattatctttttaaaattaaatacacatccaaaatacaaactaaataaaactgaaatttaaaatttaaattttaaatttctatttcaaatttaatatatttaattattaatatattataattaaaaacatatctaaaaatcaaattattcaaaattcaaaattttgattttaaaattataaaataaacttaaatcATCTAATTATTAACTAAATCCGTACAAAACACTGAAAGAAGCAAAGAAGTCATGAAAAATCCAAAGGCTCACATGAAAAACTCATAGGCGAACATTCATCCACGCCACCTTCCTCTTCCGCGCTCATTCTCCGTGCTCATTCACAAAGCCACATTCCCCTTCGTTAACACTCATCTTCGTCGCTGCCTTCGTCCGCATCAACTTCGTCGAAAACTCACCTAAGGTTTGGTTGGGTCTCTGACACcattactttttttattattctatataaattttttattttttttgaaataaaaaatcgaATAAAATGACCTGAAGAGATTTTCATATATATtacaatgttaaattatttttgtacgTGCGATTTCTgtattttggatgtgtttcaaaaatattttctgtataacttcgtattttagatgtgttacaattattttttaatgtttaaatttaaattttaaatttataattttagatgtgtttcaaaaatattttctgtataacttcataattttagatgtgttataattatttttttaatgtttaaatttaaattttagatttatgattttggatgtgttttaaaaatattttttgtataacttaataattttagatgtgttacaattgaaaaagaaactacaattgaaaatatattagtttatgtatataattatattcgaCCATTCACTAGAAAGTCGTAAAACAGATTCTGCATTTTATCAAAGGTACAATAAGTaggattaatttttttctaaatgcaCTGacttgaattcttttttttttttttctgcagatATAAATTGGAATATTATAGtagaatagaagaaagaaaaaaactgtGTTACAAAGAGAGAAAAAATGTAAAACAAGGAAACAATAACTAACTATGAAGTGGGTAGGAAGttagaaaaattttagtttttaaagtttaaattaatcttaattataaatgTGTATCCTAAAAAATAGgaatatgttttaattaaaaaataattaaataatattaaaagttgGTCAAAGGCGAAATTTTGTTGTACAAGTAGCATTTTTCaaacttttaaataattattaatagtttcatggtataaatgagtttaatttttttattttatactattatttaattagattatatttttagatgaattattaaatagtaaatttataaaataattaatttaaattaaattcatgaaaattaaatcaattataaatatatatgttttaaaattttataatatttgtcTCATGATATTTGagattaaaatcttaaaatagttctctaaataatttttaatattcagCTACATTATTTATATTCTTAACATTGACCTGGAACTATAATAACGTTAAGGTCCTTTTTCGACAATAACTCACTAAACGGAGTAATaagttaggggtgttcatggatcgaTTGAAACCGGATCTGATGTGACTCAaatccgacccgaaatatatatcGGGTATATTTGTTAGATCCGAATTCGACTCTAAATCCAATGAAACTTAAACACTTTCGAGTCACGATTATACCAGGTGaaaatcgggccgttaacattacattaccttgatatcTTCTTGTAAGCTAACatgtaaaaatatcaaaattttcaagACTATAACCATTActtgacatggtaaaatttacttagaaaaatataacaagaatcaacccttctctaaaattaaagcataacgacaatcaatactaatattgtctaataacaccaaatatttaaatcaatacaaataacacaatattatgtattagtctaaagttttatgcattttaaacataaaatattaacttatagtcttataatgactaataacacaaaatattaagatttacaatacttaaattccacataagaatatgAAATCCTATACACCTTAAAGTTCATAAGATAGGtcgaaaagataattttttaggaatagccatcatccatcactaaggCAGCGTTTGGTTCATGTCCATGTCCACTAGAGATATGGACACGGTGGAACATGTACACTGTTTGTTTgttgagacacaaaattttgatgGACACAGTTACACACAGATGTACATGAAATACATGTATTTTATGTATCTCCTTCAAGCTGTGACACTGAGACATAACCCATGAGAcacaaattttttcaattttatccctagttattttttaaaattccaattttatcctttacCCTATCTTCATAACTCTCCCTCTTCTTTTCCAATTCATTCCACCTTCCAACCTCTGTTCTACCCCTACCTTCTCCTTCCACCATTGTCACCGCCACCACTACTGGCGTTGCCACCGCCTCCTTCCTTTGTCCgcctttcttcctctcttctgcattctctctcttcttccgcCGCCGCCCTCATCTCCCTCTCAGCGTTGTTGCCGTCACCATCGTTGTGCCGCCTCCTTGTCGCCTTCCGTCATCCCATCATCGTGCCGCCTCCAGATCTGCCTTGGTTCGCCTCTCTTCTTCGTCGCTTGTGTCGATGCCTCTATTGCCTCGCCTTGCCTCTAGATCTACTTTCACCCACTTTCATTGCCTTTGCTGGTTCGTGCCGGTGCTGACGCCTCCGTTGTCTCTTCCTGTATATAGATCTATCTTCATCGCCTCCATATCTGTTTTTCAAATTGTActtgttttttgtattttttttcattattctttttcatTGGATATATTTTGTTcaagtttcttttttttcttggatctctgttttaattttttatatataaaaaaattattgatttgattaTTGGATTAAAGATTTTGATGATATTTCATAGTTATTTAGATTGAGGCTGAAAAATTAATGGCAGTGATGGTGGAAAGCAATGTTGGTAGTAATGTTGCAGTGATAAGGGTAAATATGATATTTAGTTAAGATCAATGTGTCTTGTACATCATTACCAAACATagcaaaaaaaattgtgtattttgTGTCTATGTCTTACTGTGTATTTGTGTCTCAAAGACACTATCCAAACACTGCCTAATAACACAAAacattaattgtgtatgatgaccaggTCATCAAACCGGATTCGGGTGAACCGAACTATGTCCCGAACCCAACCCAAAATAATGACcggatctatttttgagacccttgtCTCACCCTAAACCcaataaaatcacaccaaattaattCCTAAAATATTTAGAACCGGTCTCGCAGTCCGAGTCTTCAGACCGGGTCGAACCATACACACCCCTATAATAAGCTAACACTATCACTTTCACCCTAAACACAACTATTAACTAATGTGGCAAACAAATGTTGGAGACCCAATAtgatctctttttatttttttgtgctcAAAGTTTGCATTCAATTATTCATACTTGTTAGTTCTTTCCTCTAATTCCTATTCCTTagtcttcttttttgtttttggtgaCCAAATGGGCCCTAAGGTCATTCCTCTAATTTCCTTCATTCTTGCAGTATCCATTCCTTTCGTTCATTGTTGGGTCAAGCTTAATTATACGTATATTGAATTATTGACCCATTAGAAATTCGGaattgtataatttttaaaagttttctactTTGGGCCTCATGACGAAGAGGACCATG harbors:
- the LOC112743239 gene encoding F-box protein CPR1-like, translated to MGNLITKHIRKQSSLEKKYKGMNDVLPLDVIRRIFLRLLAKELFCLTCVSKFWHSLISDRDFVESHLNHSSVAPFYSCLFVNFFFVGYFVDIDTLAFKELFLPFSRKKRSLDFRVLGSCREFILLNRFSHFLIVWNPLTESSKRISYSHVVSRSKIPGLNFHDHAILFGFGYDAFQDDYLVVLAWDNGKNSQLHVDCFSLRTNSWINFDAVLPKPFGHKMWQSRGLFLHGAIHWLTCYAAYMNAILIFDLKERSFSKTSVPVKHYNGYSDLTLLGGCLALF